A window of Bacillus toyonensis BCT-7112 genomic DNA:
AATTACATCGAAACTTGTAGCAAACTTGCTTGAAACAGCAGGTGCAACTCGTGTAATCACTCTAGATTTACATGCTCCACAAATTCAAGGATTCTTTGATATCCCAATCGACCACTTAATGGGTGTACCGATTCTTTCAGATTACTTTGAAACAAAAGGTCTTAAAGACATCGTAATCGTATCACCTGATCATGGTGGTGTAACTCGTGCTAGAAAAATGGCAGATCGCCTAAAAGCGCCAATCGCTATTATTGATAAACGTCGTCCTCGTCCGAATGTATCAGAGGTAATGAACATTATCGGTAACATCGAAGGCAAAACAGCAATTTTAATTGATGACATCATTGATACAGCTGGTACAATTACATTAGCAGCAAACGCTCTTGTTGAGAACGGTGCTTCTGAAGTATATGCTTGCTGTACACACCCAGTATTATCTGGCCCAGCAATTGAACGTATTCAAAATTCGAATATTAAAGAGTTAGTTGTAACGAACTCTATCGTATTACCAGAAGAAAAGAAAATCGACAAAGTACATGAACTTTCAGTTGCTCCATTAATTGGAGAAGCAATCATTCGTGTATACGAAGAAGAATCTGTAAGTGTATTATTCAATTAATTGGATAGAATGAGACGTAACCAAGCTTGGTTACGTCTTTTCGTATCGAAAAAAGAAAGTAGTGGTACAAGAATGAAATTGATAGTAGGACTTGGGAACCCAGGTAGAGAATATGAATTAACAAGGCATAATATTGGATTTATGGCAATTGATGAACTTGCAAAGCGTTGGAACATTTCTTTGAATGAACAGAAGTTTAAAGGCGTATTTGGTGCAGGATTTGTTAATGGAGAAAAAGTAATCTTATTAAAGCCACTTACATATATGAATTTATCTGGGGAAAGTATTCGTCCACTTATGGATTACTATAAAATTGATGTTGATGATTTCGTTGTTATGTATGATGATTTAGATATCCCGGTAGGTAAATTACGCCTTCGTATGAAAGGGAGTGCCGGTGGACATAATGGCGTGAAATCAACAATTTCGCATTTAGGAACGCAAGAGTTTCAACGTATCCGTATGGGAATTGATCGCCCGAAAAATGGGATGAAGGTAGTAGATTACGTATTAGGACGTTTTACATCCGAAGAGATTCCTGATGTCAATCATTCCATTGAAAAAGCAGCGGATGCATGTGAAGAGTGGTTAAAT
This region includes:
- the pth gene encoding aminoacyl-tRNA hydrolase yields the protein MKLIVGLGNPGREYELTRHNIGFMAIDELAKRWNISLNEQKFKGVFGAGFVNGEKVILLKPLTYMNLSGESIRPLMDYYKIDVDDFVVMYDDLDIPVGKLRLRMKGSAGGHNGVKSTISHLGTQEFQRIRMGIDRPKNGMKVVDYVLGRFTSEEIPDVNHSIEKAADACEEWLNKPFLQIMNTFNS
- a CDS encoding ribose-phosphate diphosphokinase; translation: MSTQYLNSNLKVFSLNSNKELAEQIAKHIGVGLGKCSVDRFSDGEVQINIEESIRGCDVFIIQSTSFPVNEHIMELLIMIDALKRASAKTINIVIPYYGYARQDRKARSREPITSKLVANLLETAGATRVITLDLHAPQIQGFFDIPIDHLMGVPILSDYFETKGLKDIVIVSPDHGGVTRARKMADRLKAPIAIIDKRRPRPNVSEVMNIIGNIEGKTAILIDDIIDTAGTITLAANALVENGASEVYACCTHPVLSGPAIERIQNSNIKELVVTNSIVLPEEKKIDKVHELSVAPLIGEAIIRVYEEESVSVLFN